In bacterium 336/3, the following proteins share a genomic window:
- a CDS encoding Signal peptidase-like protein yields the protein MGCSSCSSGGCSTDKSSGCGGGCKTGGCNKMNSFDWLSNMDLPVDQKFRIVEVRFKNGNKGFFRNTQHFDLYTGDAVVVEAQNGYHLGHVSLQGELVRLQMLKKNVIEENENILNILRIASEKDIEKFKETQARNLPTMFRARQIIGEQSLPMKLSDVEFQADNTKATFYYSAENRIDFRELIKILASEFKIRVEMRQISLREEAGRLGGIGVCGRELCCSTWLTDFKSVTTTAARYQNLSLNPAKLSGQCGRLKCCLNYELDTYIEAVKDFPNIEKPLKTKQGNVSLKKTDIFKKIMWFGYENDSNWHPLTIERVKEIMELNEKGIIPETLAQIETGQVSAEAKKAKEIATEKGAIQALDKKLKNREKKNLKTEKPKTSKNHPNKNNKQHPPRNNK from the coding sequence ATGGGTTGTTCTTCTTGTTCTTCAGGAGGTTGCTCTACTGATAAATCATCTGGTTGTGGGGGAGGTTGTAAAACAGGTGGCTGTAATAAAATGAACTCTTTTGACTGGCTTTCTAATATGGATTTGCCTGTTGACCAAAAGTTTCGTATTGTAGAGGTTCGTTTTAAAAATGGCAATAAAGGTTTTTTCCGAAATACCCAACATTTTGATTTATATACTGGTGATGCAGTAGTTGTAGAAGCACAAAACGGTTATCATTTGGGGCATGTTTCTTTGCAAGGTGAGCTTGTCCGCCTCCAAATGTTAAAAAAAAATGTAATAGAAGAGAACGAAAATATCCTCAATATTTTGCGTATAGCCTCTGAAAAAGATATTGAAAAATTTAAGGAAACTCAAGCTCGTAATTTGCCTACTATGTTTAGAGCAAGGCAAATTATTGGAGAACAAAGTTTGCCTATGAAACTTTCAGATGTTGAGTTTCAAGCAGATAATACCAAAGCTACTTTTTATTATTCTGCAGAAAATCGAATAGATTTTAGAGAGTTAATCAAAATTCTTGCTTCTGAGTTTAAAATTCGTGTTGAAATGCGTCAAATTTCTCTTAGAGAAGAAGCTGGTAGGCTTGGAGGTATAGGCGTTTGTGGGAGAGAGCTTTGCTGTTCTACTTGGCTAACTGATTTTAAGAGTGTTACCACAACGGCTGCTCGTTATCAAAATCTTTCTCTAAACCCTGCTAAACTCTCTGGACAATGTGGAAGACTCAAATGTTGCTTGAATTATGAATTAGATACATATATTGAAGCTGTTAAAGATTTTCCAAATATTGAAAAACCTTTAAAAACCAAACAAGGAAACGTAAGTCTCAAGAAAACTGACATTTTTAAGAAAATTATGTGGTTTGGTTATGAGAATGATAGCAATTGGCACCCTCTTACTATTGAAAGAGTAAAGGAAATCATGGAGTTAAATGAAAAAGGCATTATTCCTGAAACTTTAGCACAAATAGAAACAGGACAAGTTTCAGCAGAAGCTAAAAAAGCAAAAGAGATTGCTACAGAAAAAGGAGCTATTCAGGCATTGGATAAAAAATTAAAAAATAGAGAGAAAAAAAATCTAAAAACTGAAAAGCCTAAAACTTCAAAAAATCATCCTAATAAAAATAACAAACAACATCCTCCAAGAAATAATAAATAA
- a CDS encoding imidazole glycerol phosphate synthase subunit HisH (catalyzes the conversion of 5-[(5-phospho-1-deoxyribulos-1-ylamino)methylideneamino]-1-(5-phosphoribosyl)imidazole-4-carboxamideand glutamine to imidazole-glycerol phosphate, 5-aminoimidazol-4-carboxamideribonucleotide and glutamate; the HisF subunit acts as a cyclase) — protein MLTKRIIPCLDIKDGRTVKGVNFENLIDAGNPVELAQRYAEEGADELVFLDINATVEGRKTLVALVKEIAAHLNIPFTVGGGISSKQDVSELLNAGADKISINSSAVRNPKLVDELALEFGSQCIILAIDTKNIDKTHYVHTHGGRKPTDIQTFLWAKEVAERGAGEILLTSMDADGTKAGFDISITAKISEAVSIPVIASGGAGSIQDFSEVFTTGKADAALAASIFHFKEIAIQDLKSYLYQQNISVRQ, from the coding sequence ATGCTCACAAAACGAATTATCCCTTGTTTAGATATAAAAGATGGTAGAACAGTAAAAGGTGTAAATTTTGAAAATTTAATAGATGCTGGAAATCCTGTAGAATTAGCTCAACGCTACGCAGAAGAAGGAGCTGATGAGTTAGTCTTCTTAGATATCAATGCAACAGTTGAAGGTAGAAAGACACTGGTAGCTTTGGTAAAAGAAATTGCTGCCCATCTCAATATTCCTTTTACTGTAGGTGGCGGAATTAGTAGTAAACAAGATGTATCAGAACTTTTAAATGCAGGAGCTGATAAAATTTCTATCAATTCTTCAGCAGTACGAAACCCTAAGCTTGTTGATGAATTAGCATTAGAATTTGGTAGTCAATGTATTATACTAGCCATTGATACTAAAAATATTGATAAAACTCATTATGTTCATACTCATGGAGGACGTAAACCTACTGATATACAAACATTTTTATGGGCAAAAGAAGTAGCAGAAAGAGGAGCTGGTGAAATCTTACTTACATCTATGGATGCAGATGGGACAAAAGCAGGTTTTGATATATCTATTACAGCCAAAATCTCAGAAGCTGTTTCCATTCCTGTAATAGCCTCTGGAGGAGCGGGTTCAATACAAGATTTTTCAGAAGTATTCACAACAGGTAAAGCAGATGCTGCTCTTGCCGCAAGTATTTTTCACTTTAAAGAAATAGCCATTCAAGATTTAAAAAGCTATTTATATCAGCAAAATATTTCAGTAAGACAATAA
- a CDS encoding chromosome partitioning protein ParA: MGKIIAIANQKGGVGKTTTAINLAASLATLGYKTLLVDADPQANSTSGLGHNPKQIQTSIYECMVDGASAAQATLPVSIDNLFLIPSHIDLVGAEVEMINLESREEKMKIALNAIKNEYDFIVIDCSPSLGLITVNSLTAADSVLVPVQCEYFALEGLGKLLNTIKIIQSRLNTRLEIEGILLTMHDSRVRLSTQVVEDVSNHFKQMVFKTVIPRNVRLSESPSFGLPAIQHDSSSKGAASYLELAKEILEKNKIKKSAVK, encoded by the coding sequence ATGGGTAAAATTATTGCCATAGCGAACCAAAAAGGAGGAGTAGGTAAAACAACCACAGCCATCAATTTAGCTGCAAGTTTGGCTACTTTGGGTTATAAAACATTGCTTGTAGACGCTGACCCTCAGGCAAATTCTACCTCAGGTTTAGGGCATAATCCTAAGCAAATACAAACAAGTATCTACGAATGTATGGTGGATGGTGCAAGTGCAGCTCAAGCTACTTTGCCCGTATCTATAGATAATCTTTTCTTAATACCTTCACATATTGATTTAGTAGGTGCAGAAGTTGAGATGATTAATCTTGAAAGTAGAGAAGAAAAAATGAAAATTGCACTCAATGCTATTAAAAATGAGTACGATTTTATAGTAATAGATTGTTCGCCTTCATTAGGACTCATAACTGTAAATTCTCTTACAGCAGCTGATTCTGTTCTTGTACCTGTTCAATGCGAATATTTTGCTTTAGAAGGACTTGGAAAATTACTCAATACTATTAAAATTATTCAATCTAGATTGAATACACGCTTAGAAATAGAAGGAATATTACTTACTATGCATGATTCCCGTGTTCGCCTTTCTACACAAGTTGTAGAAGATGTAAGTAATCACTTCAAACAGATGGTTTTTAAAACAGTTATTCCAAGAAATGTACGTTTAAGTGAATCTCCAAGTTTTGGACTTCCTGCAATCCAACATGACTCTTCAAGTAAAGGAGCAGCAAGCTATTTAGAACTTGCTAAAGAAATTCTTGAGAAAAATAAAATTAAAAAAAGTGCTGTAAAATAA
- a CDS encoding chromosome partitioning protein ParB codes for MKKGVLGRGLGALLTDSVQQEENEKPTIVQASINEIDVESIEVNPYQPRTDFDEDALNELSESIKLQGIIQPITVRRLSEGKYQLISGERRLQASKRAGLKAIPAYIRTANDQQMLEMALIENIQRENLNPIEIALSYQRLISECNLKQEELGDRVSKNRTTVTNYLRLLKLPPMVQAALRDKQISMGHARAIINVDNPDDQIAILKKILLEDLSVRAVEDMVRNLSASKTKVKTPTKSGNSFEIKQVQTKLSSHFGTKISVQANNKNQGEIKIPFNSTEDLNRILDILNV; via the coding sequence ATGAAAAAAGGTGTATTAGGACGTGGTTTAGGGGCATTACTTACAGACTCAGTTCAACAGGAAGAAAATGAAAAACCAACAATTGTACAAGCCAGTATCAACGAAATAGATGTAGAAAGTATAGAAGTTAATCCATATCAACCTCGTACTGACTTTGATGAGGATGCTCTCAATGAGTTATCTGAATCTATTAAGTTACAAGGTATTATACAACCTATTACTGTCAGAAGATTAAGTGAAGGTAAATATCAATTAATCTCAGGAGAACGCCGTTTGCAGGCTTCTAAAAGAGCAGGACTTAAAGCGATACCTGCTTATATTCGTACGGCCAACGACCAGCAAATGCTCGAAATGGCTTTGATAGAAAATATTCAAAGAGAAAACCTAAATCCTATTGAAATTGCTCTTAGTTATCAACGACTAATCTCAGAATGTAATTTAAAGCAAGAAGAATTAGGAGATAGAGTAAGTAAAAATAGAACAACTGTTACAAACTATTTGCGATTATTGAAATTACCTCCAATGGTTCAGGCTGCTCTGAGAGATAAACAGATTAGCATGGGGCATGCAAGAGCTATTATCAATGTTGACAATCCAGATGACCAAATTGCTATTTTGAAGAAAATATTACTTGAGGATTTATCTGTAAGGGCTGTGGAAGATATGGTAAGAAATCTTTCAGCATCAAAGACAAAGGTAAAAACTCCTACAAAATCAGGAAATAGTTTTGAAATAAAACAAGTTCAAACAAAGCTATCATCACATTTTGGCACGAAAATATCTGTACAAGCTAATAACAAAAATCAAGGGGAAATAAAAATACCTTTTAATTCTACAGAAGACTTGAATCGCATACTTGATATATTAAATGTTTAG
- a CDS encoding 4-hydroxy-tetrahydrodipicolinate reductase, which translates to MNIALIGYGKMGKEIEKIALERGHHISFRINIENKEDLFKINSNNTDVAIEFTQPETAFENIQTTLNNKVSIVSGTTGWLDRQSEVEQLAVSQEKAFFYASNFSLGVNLFFQLNEYLAKLMSKHSQYQLSMEEIHHTEKKDAPSGTAISLAKGIIENYPQKISWVNQKTEAQEEIGIISKREPHVPGTHVITYSSPEDFIEIKHEAYSRKGFALGAVLAAEFIKDKKGVLGMKDLLAGAL; encoded by the coding sequence ATGAATATCGCTTTGATTGGTTATGGAAAAATGGGTAAAGAAATTGAAAAAATAGCCCTTGAACGTGGACACCATATCTCTTTTAGAATTAATATCGAAAATAAAGAAGACCTTTTCAAAATCAATTCCAATAATACAGATGTAGCCATTGAGTTTACTCAGCCTGAAACAGCATTTGAAAATATTCAAACAACTTTGAATAACAAAGTTTCTATTGTTTCTGGTACAACAGGATGGTTAGACAGACAATCAGAAGTCGAACAACTTGCTGTTTCTCAAGAAAAAGCATTTTTCTATGCATCAAACTTTAGTTTGGGAGTAAATTTGTTTTTTCAGCTTAATGAATATCTTGCAAAATTAATGAGTAAGCATAGTCAATATCAATTAAGTATGGAAGAAATTCATCATACAGAGAAAAAAGATGCTCCAAGTGGTACGGCTATTAGTTTGGCAAAAGGTATTATCGAAAACTATCCACAAAAAATAAGTTGGGTAAACCAAAAAACAGAAGCACAAGAAGAAATAGGCATTATTTCTAAAAGAGAACCACATGTCCCAGGTACACATGTTATTACATATAGTTCTCCTGAAGATTTTATAGAAATAAAACATGAAGCATACAGCCGAAAAGGATTTGCTTTAGGGGCTGTACTTGCTGCTGAATTTATCAAAGATAAAAAAGGTGTTTTAGGAATGAAAGACCTCCTTGCTGGAGCTTTATAA
- a CDS encoding acetyl-CoA acetyltransferase (Catalyzes the synthesis of acetoacetyl coenzyme A from two molecules of acetyl coenzyme A. It can also act as a thiolase, catalyzing the reverse reaction and generating two-carbon units from the four-carbon product of fatty acid oxidation) has translation MNAYIVAGYRTAVGKSKRGGFRFTRPDDLAAEVIKHLVKSVPNFDASRVEDLIVGCAIPEAEQGMQIGRMIALQSLPVNVPGFVINRYCGSGLEAIAIASERINAGMADCIIAGGTESMSLVPMMGYKPALNFQVATNHPAYYLSMGLTAEQVAQDYKIGRDAQDEFAYISNMRAVEAIKSGKFKDQIVPISVEEVYVEEGKKKKKTWIVDTDEGPRAETTVEALAKLKPAFAAGGSVTAGNSSQTSDGAAFVMIMSEKMVNELGLKPIARLLSYSVMGVEPRIMGIGPVAAIPKALTKAGLKLSDIGLIELNEAFAAQSLAVIQELGIDKSITNVNGGAIALGHPLGCSGAKLSVQLFNEMRLRNAKYGMVSACVGGGQGVAGIFELL, from the coding sequence ATGAACGCATATATAGTGGCTGGTTATCGTACAGCCGTAGGAAAATCTAAAAGAGGTGGGTTTCGTTTTACTCGCCCTGATGACCTTGCTGCTGAGGTTATCAAACATTTGGTAAAGTCTGTACCTAATTTTGATGCCTCAAGAGTAGAAGACCTTATCGTTGGTTGTGCTATCCCTGAAGCTGAACAAGGTATGCAGATTGGTAGAATGATTGCTTTGCAATCATTGCCTGTAAATGTTCCTGGTTTTGTAATCAATCGTTATTGTGGCTCTGGTTTAGAAGCAATAGCAATTGCTTCTGAACGTATCAATGCTGGTATGGCAGATTGTATCATTGCTGGAGGAACTGAATCTATGTCTCTTGTACCCATGATGGGTTATAAACCCGCTCTAAACTTCCAAGTAGCGACCAATCATCCAGCATATTATTTAAGTATGGGACTTACTGCTGAGCAGGTTGCTCAAGATTATAAAATTGGTAGAGATGCTCAAGACGAATTTGCTTACATTTCTAATATGAGAGCTGTTGAAGCTATCAAAAGTGGTAAATTTAAAGATCAAATTGTACCTATTAGTGTTGAGGAAGTTTATGTTGAAGAAGGTAAAAAGAAGAAGAAAACTTGGATTGTAGATACAGATGAAGGACCAAGAGCAGAAACAACTGTTGAGGCTTTGGCTAAATTAAAACCTGCATTTGCAGCAGGTGGAAGTGTAACAGCTGGAAATTCTTCTCAAACTTCTGATGGAGCAGCTTTTGTAATGATTATGTCTGAAAAAATGGTTAATGAGCTTGGTTTAAAGCCTATTGCTAGACTATTATCTTACAGTGTAATGGGCGTTGAGCCTCGTATCATGGGTATCGGTCCTGTGGCTGCTATTCCTAAGGCTTTGACTAAAGCAGGCTTAAAGCTTTCAGATATTGGCTTGATTGAACTCAATGAAGCATTTGCGGCTCAAAGCTTAGCTGTTATTCAAGAATTAGGTATTGATAAATCTATCACCAATGTAAATGGTGGTGCTATTGCTCTTGGACACCCCTTAGGCTGTTCTGGTGCAAAGTTATCTGTACAACTATTTAATGAGATGCGTTTAAGAAATGCCAAATATGGTATGGTCAGTGCATGTGTAGGTGGAGGACAAGGAGTTGCAGGTATTTTTGAATTGTTATAA